A genome region from Clupea harengus chromosome 7, Ch_v2.0.2, whole genome shotgun sequence includes the following:
- the ogfod2 gene encoding 2-oxoglutarate and iron-dependent oxygenase domain-containing protein 2, which translates to MLKSECPVDTFYTCSCLCTDNIFLDEYKLHVRFVSEEQFKWDYQHILKTLGCTTVDQFDIVLKKIHAEIERRKSLSVKSAERAALIKKHYTPLHPHVYHLQEAYLAPEFIHMMQYSLTNDATEEGLLKLIHSDTAPRVYRFPVFTKDFCHKLIEELEHIELSDAPKGRPNTMNNYGILLNELGFDEAFITPLRELYLRPVSSLLYPDCGGKCLDSHKAFVVKYAMNEDLDLSYHYDNAEVTLNVSLGKEFTEGNLYFGDMRQVPLSETECAEVEHHVAEGLLHRGQQMHGALPISSGLRWNLIIWMRSSQERNRLCPMCNKRPTLVEGDGFADGFTRTDVPAQRALCVMH; encoded by the exons ATGCTTAAGAGCGAGTGCCCTGTGGATACATTCTACACTTGTAGCTGCCTTTGCACTGACAATATTTTTCTAGACGAATACAAACTTCATGTCCGATTCGTGTCCGAAGAACAGTTTAAATGGGATTACCAACAC ATTTTGAAAACCCTTGGTTGCACAACAGTCGACCAGTTTGATATAGTCCTCAAAAAG ATCCATGCAGAGATTGAAAGGCGGAAAAGCCTAAGTGTGAAatcagcagagagagcagctcTTATAAAGAAGCACTACACACCTCTCCATCCGCACGTCTACCACTTACAA GAGGCTTATCTGGCCCCAGAATTTATTCACATGATGCAGTATTCCTTGACCAACGATGCTACTGAGGAGGGACTATTAAAATTGATCCACTCCGACACTG CACCAAGAGTCTACAGGTTTCCAGTATTCACCAAAGACTTCTGCCACAAACTTATAGAAGAACTGGAGCATATTGAACTGTCAGATGCACCTAAAGGGAGACCCAACACCATGAACAATTATGGG ATCCTCCTAAATGAACTTGGCTTTGATGAGGCTTTCATCACTCCTCTCCGAGAGCTCTACCTGAGGCCTGTGTCGTCACTGCTGTATCCTGACTGCGGAGGCAAGTGCCTGGACAGCCACAAGGCCTTTGTGGTGAAATACGCAATGAATGAGGACCTGGACCTGAGTTACCACTATGACAATGCAGAGGTCACCCTCAATGTATCCCTGGGAAAAGAGTTCACTGAAGGAAATTTATATTTTGGGGACATGAGACAG GTGCCgctgagtgagacagagtgtgccGAGGTTGAGCACCACGTGGCAGAGGGACTGCTCCATAGAGGCCAGCAGATGCACGGGGCACTGCCCATCTCATCCGGCCTCCGCTGGAACCTCATCATCTGGATGAGGAGCTCGCAGGAGCGCAACAGACTGTGCCCCATGTGCAACAAGAGGCCCACGTTGGTCGAGGGCGATGGCTTCGCCGACGGATTCACCAGAACGGATGTGCCTGCCCAGAGAGCTCTGTGTGTCATGCACTGA